DNA from Streptomyces rishiriensis:
ACACCCGGCGGCCGGGGCACCCGGCCGCCGGACCGCACGACCGCCTGCGGGCGCACACACCACTGCCCGGGACATCGGCCCCGGGCAGTCAGGAAAAGCACCAGCGACGGGGCGCCGGTCGAGCGGCGCCCCCACCGGCAGGTGTCAGCGCTCCTCGACCGGGACGAAGTCGCGCTCGACGACACCCGTGTAGATCTGGCGCGGACGGCCGATGCGGGAGCCGGGCTCCTTGATCATCTCGTGCCACTGGGCGATCCAGCCCGGGAGGCGGCCCAGGGCGAACAGGACCGTGAACATCTCGGTCGGGAAGCCCATGGCCCGGTAGATCAGCCCGGTGTAGAAGTCGACGTTGGGGTAGAGGTTGCGCGAGACGAAGTAGTCGTCGGAGAGCGCGTGCTCCTCCAGCTTCAGCGCGATGTCCAGCAGCTCGTCGGACTTGCCGAGGGCCGAGAGGACGTCGTGCGCCGCCGCCTTGATGATCTTCGCGCGGGGGTCGAAGGACTTGTACACCCGGTGGCCGAAGCCCATCAGGCGGACGCCGTCCTCCTTGTTCTTCACCTTGCGGATGAAGGAGTCGACGTCGCCGCCGTTGGCCTGGATGCCCTCGAGCATCTCCAGCACGGACTGGTTGGCGCCGCCGTGCAGCGGGCCCCAGAGGGCGGAGATGCCGGCCGAGATCGACGCGAACATGTTGGCCTGCGAGGAGCCGACCAGACGGACCGTGGACGTCGAACAGTTCTGCTCGTGGTCCGCGTGCAGGATCAGCAGCTTGTCGAGGGCGGAGACGACGACCGGGTCGAGTTCGTACTCCTGCGCCGGCACCGAGAACGTCATCCGCAGGAAGTTCTCGACGTAGCCGAGGTCGTTGCGCGGGTAGACGAACGGGTGGCCGATCGACTTCTTGTAGGCGTACGCCGCGATCGTCGGAAGCTTGGCGAGCAGCCGGATCGTGGAGAGGTTGCGCTGCTTCTCGTCGAACGGGTTGTGGCTGTCCTGGTAGAACGTGGACAGCGCGGAGACCACCGACGACAGCATGGCCATCGGGTGGGCGTCGCGCGGGAAGCCGCGGTAGAAGTTCTTGACGTCCTCGTGCAGCAGCGTGTGCTGGGTGATGTCGCTCTTGAAGACGGACAGCTCGTCGACGGTCGGCAGTTCGCCGTTGATCAGCAGGTAGGCGACCTCGAGGAAGGTCGACCGCTCGGCCAGCTGCTCGATCGGGTACCCGCGGTACCGGAGGACGCCCTGCTCGCCGTCAAGGTAGGTGATGGCGGATTTATAGGCGGCGGTGTTGCCGTAGCCGCTGTCCAGGGTCACCAGACCGGTCTGGGCGCGAAGCTTCCCGATGTCGAAGCCCTTGTCGCCGACGGTGCTGTCGATCACCGGGTAGGTGTACTCGCCATCGCCGAACCGCAGTACTACAGCGTTGTTGGTGTGCTCGCTCACGTCATCCCTCACCGACGTTGTGCCTCTTCTTCGAGGTTGCCCTGACTGTCTCTACCATCCCCCATTTGGCGCACGAGAGTGCACTCGGGGTCGACCATTGGGCTTATCGGCGGCACTCAGTGCCGCCAACCAGCTCATCCTGCCGCCTTCGTCACGCCGGGGGAAGTGCTCTGTGACCTTCACGACTCATTTGATCGATCATTTTTTGTGATGCCCCGACGATCCCGCGGTAACCCGCCGTCAGCGGCCCGTCAGCCGGAAGTCCAGAGCCGTGCAGCGGCGGCCCGCCGACACCGTGCGCACGGCCTGACCGATCGCCTTGCGGGAGCCGACGAGGACGACCAGCTTCTTGGCCCGGGTCACGGCCGTATACAGGAGGTTCCGCTGAAGCATCATCCATGCTCCCGTGGTGACGGGGATCACCACAGCGGGATATTCACTCCCCTGTGAACGGTGGATGGTCACCGCGTACGCGTGGGCCAGTTCGTCCAGTTCGTCGAACTCGTACGGAACCTCCTCGTCCTCGTCGGTCAGCACCGTGAGGCGCTGGTCGACCGGATCGAGCGAGGTCACGACGCCCACGGTGCCGTTGAAGACACCGTTCTTCCCCTTGTCGTAATTGTTGCGGATCTGCGTGACCTTGTCGCCGACGCGGAACACCCGCCCGCCGAACCGCTTCTCGGGCACGTCGGGTCGGCCGGGGGTGACGGCCTGCTGGAGCAGGCCGTTGAGGGCGCCGGCGCCGGCCGGGCCGCGGTGCATGGGCGCGAGCACCTGGACGTCCCGGCGCGGGTCCAGGCCGAACTTCGCCGGGATGCGCCGGGCGGCCACGTCCACCGTGAGGCGGCCGGCTTCCTCGGTGTCGTCCTCGACGAAGAGGAAGAAGTCCTTCATTCCGTCGGTGACCGGGTGCTGTCCGGCGTTGATCCGGTGCGCGTTGGTCACCACGCCGGACTGCTGGGCCTGGCGGAACACGCGCGTGAGGCGCACGGCGGGCACCGGGCTGTCGGCGGCCAGCAGATCGCGCAGCACCTCGCCCGCGCCGACGCTGGGCAACTGGTCGACATCCCCCACGAACAGCAGGTGCGCGCCCGGGGGCACGGCCTTGACCAGCTTGTTGGCCAGGAGCAGGTCCAGCATCGACGCCTCGTCGACCACCACCAGGTCCGCGTCCAGCGGGCGGTCCCGGTCGTAGGCCGCGTCGCCGCCGGGCCTGAGCTCCAGCAGACGGTGGACGGTGGAGGCCTCGGCGCCGGTCAGCTCCGCCAGGCGCTTGGCGGCGCGGCCGGTGGGCGCGGCCAGCACGACCTTGGCCTTCCTGGCCCGGGCCAGTTCCACGATCGAGCGGACGGTGAAGGACTTGCCGCAGCCGGGGCCGCCGGTGAGTACCGCGACCTTCTCGGTCAGCGCGAGCCTGACGGCCGCCTCCTGCTCGGGCGCGAGTCCGGCCTCGGTACGGGACTTCAGCCAGGCCAGCGCCTTGTCCCAGGCCACGTCACGAAAGGCCGGCATCCGGTCCTCGTCGGTGCGCAGCAGACGCAACAGCTGGGCGGCGAGGGAGAGTTCGGCGCGGTGGAAGGGGACCAGGTAGACGGCGGTGACGGGTTCCCCTCCGTCGGCCGCCGGGACCTTCTCCCGTACCACTCCGGGGTCCTCGCCCTCCTCGGGCGGCGCCGCGAGTTCGGCGAGGCACTCGATGACCAGGCCGGTGTCGACCTGGAGCAGCTTCACCGCGTCGGCGATCAGACGCTCCTCGGGGAGGTAGCAGTGGCCCTGGTCGGTGGCCTGGGACAGCGCGTACTGGAGGCCCGCCTTGACGCGCTCCGGACTGTCGTGCGGGATGCCGACGGACTGGGCGATCTTGTCGGCGGTGAGGAAACCGATGCCCCAGACGTCCGTGGCCAGCCGGTAGGGCTGGTTCCTCACCACGGAGATGGAGGCGTCGCCGTACTTCTTGTAGATACGGACCGCGATGGAGGTGGACACCTCGACGGTCTGGAGGAAGAGCATGACCTCCTTGATCGCCTTCTGTTCCTCCCAGGCGTCGGCGATCTTCTTGGTGCGTTTCGGGCCGAGGCCGGGCACCTCGACGAGCCGCTTCGGCTCCTCTTCGATGATCTTCAGGGTGTCCATGCCGAAGTGCTGGGTGATGCGGTCGGCGAAGACCGGGCCGATCCCCTTGACCAGGCCGGAGCCGAGGTAGCGGCGGATGCCCTGGACCGTGGCGGGCAGCACGGTCGTGTAGTTCTCCACGGTGAACTGCTTGCCGTACTGCGGGTGGGAGCCCCAGCGGCCCTCCATGCGCAGGGACTCGCCGACCTGGGCGCCGAGCAGCGCGCCGACGACCGTGAGGAGGTCGCCGCCGCCTCTGCCGGTGTCGACGCGGGCGACCGTGTAGCCGTTCTCCTCGTTCGCGTACGTGATGCGCTCGAGCACGCCTTCCAGCGTGGCCGTACGCCGCTCTCCCGCCTGGGCGGCCCCCGCCTGATCGGTCATGATCCGACGGTACCGCCCGCCACCGACAGGCCACGGGCGGCGACCGCCGGCCGCCCGCCGTGCGTCATTCATCACGATCGGGTCTCGGGATGGGGTCCAGGGCTTGATTAACCCCCGTGTAATCGATTCCAATCCTTCGTACACGTCGATGTAATCGATTCCACGACCTCGACGTTTCACCAACCGAGTCCACAAGGAGGTGGCGCGGCGATGGCGAGCATCAAGGACGTCGCGGCCGAGGCGGGGGTTTCCGTCGCCACGGTGTCGCGCGTCCTGAACGACCATCCGTCGGTCAGCGAGGACGCACGCGCGCGTGTGCTGGCCGCCGTCGAAGCGCTGGGCTACCGCCCGAACGCCGTCGCCCGGTCGCTGCGCACCGACCAGACCCGCACCCTCGGCCTGGTCATCAGCGACGTGCTCAACCCGTACTTCACCGAGCTGGCCCGCTCCGTCGAGGAGGAGGCCCGCGCGCTCGGCTACAGCGTCATCATCGGCAACGCCGACGAACGGCCCGACCTCCAGGACCACCACATACGGACCCTGCTGGACCGCCGTATCGACGGCCTGCTCGTCTCCCCGACCGACGGCGGCTCGCCGCTGATCCTCGACGCCGCGCGCGCGGGGACGCCGATGGTGTTCGTCGACCGGTGGATCCCGGGCGTCGACGTGCCGGTGGTGCGCTCGGACGGACGCGCGGCCGTGCGGGACCTGGTCGCGCATCTGTACGGGCTGGGGCATCGCAGGCTCGCCATCATCGCGGGCCCCGCCGCCACCACCACCGGCAGCGAGCGTGTCGAGGCCTTCCGGGCCGCCATGGCCGAGTACGGGCTTCCCCTCCCGGACGCCTACACCGGCCAGGGCGACTTCCAGGCCGAGAGCGGCCGGCGGGTCACCGAGGGCTTCCTCGACCTGCCCGAACCGCCCGAGGTCGTGTTCGCCGCCGACAACCTCATGGCACTGGGCGCCCTGGACGCCGTACGCGCGCGGGGGCTGCGGGTTCCCCGGGACATCGCGCTGGCCGCGTTCGACGACATCCGCTGGTTCGTGCACACCGACCCGCCGATCACCGCGATCGCCCAGCCGACGGGCGAGCTGGGCCGGGCCGCCGTGCGGGCGCTGGTGGACCGCATCGAGGGGCGGCCCCCGCAGTCCGTCACCCTCCCGGCCCGGCTCGTCGTCCGCCGTTCGTGCGGCGAACCGGACCCCCAGGAACCGCCCGCTCCCGAGGAGTCCCCCGCCTCCCAGGAGCCGTCCCCCGTAACGAACAGGAGCCAGACGTGAGCAACGCGGACGAGTTGCTGCGCATCGAAGGCATACGCAAGACCTTCCCCGGTGTGGTCGCGCTCGACAGCGTCGACTTCGACCTGCGCCGGGGCGAGGTGCATGTGCTGCTCGGTGAGAACGGCGCGGGCAAGAGCACCCTCATCAAGATGCTCTCCGGCGCCTACCGGCCCGACGCCGGGCGGATCCTGGCCGGCGGCGAGGAGGTGCGCATCCATGGCGCGCAGGACTCCGAACGCCTCGGGATCGCCACCATCTACCAGGAGTTCAACCTCGTCCCCGATCTCACGGTCGCCGAGAACATCTTCCTGGGGAGGCAGCCGCGCCGCTTCGGGATGATCGACCGGAAGCGCATGGAGACCGAGGCGGCCGCCCTGCTGGAACGGGTGGGCGTGAACGTCCCGCCCCGCACGCGGGTGCGTGAACTCGGCATCGCCCGCCTCCAGATGGTCGAGATCGCCAAGGCGCTCAGCCTGGACGCGCGCGTGCTGATCATGGACGAGCCGACCGCCGTGCTGACCTCCGAGGAGGTCGAGAAGCTCTTCGCCATCGTGCGCAGGCTGCGCGAGGACGGCGTCGGCATCGTGTTCATCACGCACCACCTCGAGGAGATCGCCGCCCTCGGCGACCGGGTCACGGTCATCCGGGACGGCAGGAGTGTCGGGCAGGTACCGGCCGACACGCCCGAGGACGAACTGGTGCGGCTCATGGTCGGTCGCTCCATCGAGCAGCAGTACCCCAGGGAACGCGCCGAGGCGGGCGCCGCGCTGCTGTCCGTCGAGGGACTCACCCGGGACGGCGTCTTCCACGACGTCAGCTTCGAGGTGCACGCCGGTGAGGTCGTCGGTGTCGCCGGGCTCGTCGGCGCCGGTCGTACCGAGGTCGCACGGGCCGTCTTCGGGGCGGACCCCTACGACCGCGGCGCCGTCCGGGTCGGCGGCGCGCACCTCCCCCGGTACGACGTGAACGCCGCGATGGCGGCCGGGATCGGGCTGGTGCCCGAGGACCGCCAGGGCCAGGGGCTGGTGCTGGACCAGTCGGTCGAGGAGAACCTCGGGCTCGTCACCATGCGGGCCGCGACCCGTGGCGGGCTGGTGGACCTGAAGAGCCAGCACGAGGCGGCGGCACGGATCGCGGGGCAGCTGGGCGTGCGGATGGCGGGCCTCGGCCAGCAGGTGCGCACGCTGTCCGGCGGCAACCAGCAGAAGGTCGTCATCGGCAAGTGGCTGCTGGCCGACACCAAGGTGCTGATCCTCGACGAGCCGACGCGCGGCATCGACGTCGGCGCGAAGGTCGAGATCTACCAGCTCGTCAACGAGCTGACGGCCGCCGGTGCCGCCGTCCTGATGATCTCCAGCGATCTGCCCGAGGTGCTCGGCATGAGCGACCGGGTGCTGGTGATGGCCCAGGGCCGGATCGCCGGCGAACTGTCGGCGGACGAGGCGACCCAGGACTCCGTCATGGCGCTCGCCGTCAGCACCACGATGCACGACCAAGACGACGAAAACGACGAAACCGAAGAACTGGAGGCCGGCCGTGGCCGCTGAGACGCTCAAGAGCGGGACGGGCGCCGGTGGCGCCGCGGCGGTCCGCCGTCTGCTCCTCGACAATGGCGCGCTGACCGCGCTGATCGTCCTCGTCATCGCCATGTCGGCGTTGTCGGGTGACTTCCTGACCACGGACAACCTGCTCAACGTGGGTGTCCAGGCGGCCGTGACCGCCATTCTCGCCTTCGGCGTGACCTTCGTGATCGTCTCGGCGGGCATCGACCTGTCGGTCGGCTCGGTGGCGGCGCTGTCGGCCACCGTGCTGGCCTGGAGCGCCACACAGCACGGCGTACCGGTGGTGCTCGCACTGGTTCTGGCCGTCGCGACCGGTATCGCGGCCGGCCTGGTGAACGGTTTCCTCATCGCCTACGGCAAGCTGCCGCCGTTCATCGCGACGCTCGCGATGCTGTCGGTGGCACGCGGTCTGTCGCTGGTGATCTCCGAGGGATCGCCGATCGCCTTCCCCGACTCGGTGTCCCACCTCGGTGACACGCTCGGCGGCTGGCTGCCGGTGCCGGTGCTCGTGATGGTCGTGATGGGGCTGATCGCCGCGTTCGTGCTCGGCCGGACCTACATCGGCCGTTCGATGTACGCCATCGGCGGCAACGAGGAGGCGGCGCGCCTCTCCGGACTGCGGGTGAAGAAGCAGAAGCTCGCGATCTACGCGCTGTCCGGTGTGTTCGCGGCCGCGGCGGGTGTCGTGCTCGCCTCCCGGCTGTCCTCCGCGCAGCCGCAGGCCGCCGACGGCTACGAACTCGACGCGATCGCCGCGGTCGTCATCGGCGGCGCCTCCCTCGCCGGCGGTACGGGCAAGGCCTCGGGCACCCTGATCGGCGCGCTGATCCTGGCGGTGCTGAGGAACGGACTGAACCTGCTGTCCGTCTCCGCCTTCTGGCAGCAGGTCGTCATCGGCGTCGTCATCGCGCTGGCGGTGCTGCTCGACACGGTGCGCCGCAAGGCGGGGGCGACCCCGATGACGGCCGGGACGGGCAGCGGCGGCGGCAGGGGCCGACAGGCCGCGACGTACGGTCTCGCGGCCGTGGTCACCGTGGCGATCGTCGGCGCGACCTCCTTCCTGCACGGCGGGAACGGGGCGAGCACGAACCCGAAGGTCGGCCTGGCGCTGTCCACGCTCAACAACCCGTTCTTCGTGCAGATCCAGTCGGGCGCGAAGGCCGAGGCGAAGAAGCTGGGCGTGGACCTGACGGTCACCGACGCGCAGAACGACGCCTCGCAGCAGGCCAACCAGCTGCAGAACTTCACCAGTTCCGGCCTCGACTCGATCATCGTCAACCCGGTGGACTCGGACGCGGCGAGCAACTCGGTGAAGGCCGCCGACCAGGCGAAGATCCCGGTGATCGCGGTCGACCGGGGCGTCAACAAGGCCACGGTGGACGCGCTGGTCGCCTCCGACAACGTCGCCGGCGGTGAGCTGGCCGCCAAGACGGTCGCCGAGAAGCTGGGCGGCACCGGCAAGATCGTGATCCTTCAGGGCCAGGCGGGCACCTCCGCGGCGCGGGAGCGGGCGGAAGGCTTCGCCAAGGGCCTGAAGGCCTACCCCGGCATCCAGGTGCTGGCCCAGCAGCCGGCCGACTTCGACCGCACCAAGGGCCTCGACGTGATGTCGAACCTGCTCCAGGCCCACCCGGACGTCCAGGGCGTCATCGCCGCCAACGACGAGATGGCGCTCGGCGCGATCAAGGCGCTGGGCTCCAAGGCCGGCAGGTCCGTCCAGGTCGTCGGCTTCGACGGCACCCCGGACGGGCTGACGGCGGTCAAGAACGGCACGCTCTACGCGTCCGTGGCGCAGCAGCCGTCCCAGCTGGGCAGGATCGCGGTGGACAACGCGCTGAAGGCGCTTCAGGGCAAGAAGGTCGAGAAGACGGTGAAGGTGCCGGTGAAGGTGGTCACGAAGGAGAACGTGGCCGGGTTCAGCGGCTGACAGCCGGCCGGCGGGCGGACGGCCACCGGGGGAACACCTCCGGTGGCCGTCCGCCCCGAGTCATGTATCAGGGGAGACACTTCATGTACGACCACGACCTTCTGGTCGTAGGGTCGGCCAACGCCGACCTGGTGATCGATGTCGAGCGCAGGCCCGCAGCCGGTGAGACGGTGCTCGGTTCCGACCTGGCCGTCCATCCCGGTGGCAAGGGCGCGAACCAGGCCGTCGCGGCCGCCCGGCTCGGCGCCCGCACGGCCCTGCTGGCCCGGGTCGGCGACGACGCGTACGGCCGGCTGCTGCTCGGCTCGCAGCGGGCGGCCGGGGTCGAGACGGCCGGGGTCCTGGTGGGCGGGGCGCCGACGGGCGTCGCGCTGATCACCGTGGACCCGTCGGGTGACAACAGCATCGTGGTGTCGCCCGGGGCGAACGGGCGGCTGACACCGGCGGACGTCCGCGCGGCCGACGGCCTCCTGCACGCCTCCCGGGTGGTGTCGGCGCAGCTGGAGATCCCGCTGGAGACGGTCGTTGAGGTGGTGCGGAACCTGGCGCCGGGCAGCCGCTTCGTGCTGAACCCGTCCCCGCCGCGCCCGTTGCCCGCCGAGGTGCTGGCGGCCTGCGACCCGCTGATCGTCAACGAGCACGAGGCGAAGGTGATCCTCGGCGAGGCGGGCGGGAGCGGGGAGCCCGAGGACTGGGCGCGGCTGCTGCTCGCGAAGGGGCCGAAGTCGGTGGTCGTGACGCTGGGCGGGGAGGGCGCGCTGGTGGCGTCGGCGGACGGCGTCTCCCGGGTGCCGTCGGTGAAGGTGGCGGCGGTGGACACCACGGGCGCGGGCGACTCCTTCACGGCGGCGCTGGCCTGGCGGCTGGGCACGGGCTCGTCCCTGGCCGGGGCGGCGGCGTACGCGGCGCGGGTCGGGGCGGTGGCCGTGACCCGGCGGGGGGCGCAGGAGTCGTTCCCGACGGCCCAGGAGGTCGATGCCCTGTGCGGCGCCGGCACGGGGGGCGACCCCGCCCCCGGCCCGGAGTCGGACAGCGCGCCCGAGGCCGCTCGGCGAGGTGACGCCCGGTGAGGAAGACCGGGATCCTCAACCGTCATCTCTGCGGAGCACTGGCCGAGTTGGGGCACGGGGACGGGGTGCTGGTGTGCGACGCCGGCATGCCGGTACCGGACGGGCCCCGGGTGGTCGACCTCGCGTTCCTGGCGGGGGTGCCGTCGTTCGCGGAGGTGGTCGACGGGCTGCTCGCCGAGCTGGTCGTCGAGGGTGCCACGGCGGCGACGGAGGTCCGCGAGGCGAACCCGGCGGCGGCCGGGCTGCTGGACGGACACTTTCCCGAGCTGGCCCTGGTCCCGCACGAGGAGCTGAAGAGGCTGTCGGCGGGGGCGCGGCTGGTGGTGCGCACGGGCGAGGCGCGGCCGTACGCGAACGTGCTGCTCAGGTGCGGGGTGTTCTTCTGAGGTCCTGGGGGCTTCCGCGGTGACAGCGGCGAAAGCTTCGAGGGGGTCCGGTCCGTCGACCGGGCCCCCTCGGCTTTCTCCCCTCCGTATCAGAACCCCCGTGATCCCCCCGGATCCCCCTCCAGAAGCCCTGATGCCATGTACGACACACGTCGGGCGGAAAGGGTTGCACGGCCTCCGGGGATATTTTCGACGGACTTCGGCAAGCGTTCGGCAGACCCCGGAAAGGGAACGGAAAAGCGAAGAGAACAGGCCAACGGCACATGCCAAGCGCACTAAACAATTTCGGTGCCTATTCCATCAGTTGTGGTGAACGTCCCAGGTCATCAGGGTGATGCGCCCGAATCGCCCCGCATGATGACGTCGTCTCCCAAGCCCCTCCCACGAGGAGTACGACCATGTCGGAAACGGCCGAGCCCAACGTCGGTACGTTCACCCTCGCCGATCCGCTGACCACCGCACCGGCGGAACCGGTCGAGGTACCGGACCACGCCGAGTGGTCCCTGCCGAACGGCTTCGCCTGGGTCTTCCCCGCCGACGGCAACACCACCGGCGATGTCGTCCGGCCCGTGATCATGGCCGACGGCTTCAACCTCGGCCGCAGCGAACTGGACAAGACGTACCAGGGACTGGAAAGCGGCTACAAGTTCATCAGCGAGCTGCACCGGCGCGGCAGGGACGTGATCCTCCTCGGCTTCGAGGAGCGCAGCGCGTCCATCCTGGACAACGCTCGGGCGGCCGAAGCGGCCATCATGCAAACCGTCAGCCATCGTCGGGGCGACGCCAGGCTGGTCGTCGGCGGGTTCAGCATGGGCGGCATCGTCACCCGCTACGCGCTGGCCGACCTGGAGAGGAAGCGGATGGACCACCAGACCGCGCTGTACTTCTCCTACGACAGCCCGCACCGCGGCGCCTCCATCCCCGTCGGCGTGCAGGCGTTCTCGCACTTCATCCCGTTCCCGAACGACTTCGCGAGGCAGATGAACAGCCCGGCGGCGCGTCAGATGCTGTGGCGGCACTACGACAAGGACACCAAGAAGATCGGGGTCGCTCCGGAGCGCACGGAGTTCCTGGACGCCCTGAACCGGCTCGGCGGCTGGCCCCAGATCCCGATGAAGATCGCCGTCGCCAACGGCCGCGGTGACGGGGTCGGCCTGCCGGACGTGAAGCCCGGCGAGGTCGCGCTCCGCGTGGACCGGATCTACCCCGGCACCACCTTCTACACCCAGGCCCAGGGCGACGATGTGACGGCCGCCTATCTCAACCGGCGGTTCCCGAAGGCCGAGGAGACCATCACCACCAGCGGCTTCCCGGAGCTGGACGGCGCGCCGGGCGGCACGCTGCACACCTACAAGATCCTCGCCGACACACTGCGCAAGCTCGGCGGCACGGTGGACCTGCGGCACGAGGACGTGTGCTTCGTGCCGTCGGTGAGCGCGGTCGCCGTCCGCGACATCGAGACGCAGAGCGACCTGTACGTGAGCATCGACGGACTGTCGCCGGACGAGAGCGAGTTGGACGATTTCCTCTGTTCGCCGACGACCACCGCACACACGGCGATCACCGCTGAACTCTGCACCTGGCTGATGGACCGCCTGCCCGACTGACCTGCCCCCAGCCAGACACCATCGGGGCCGCCCCTCCGCTCACAGCCGCGGAGGGGCGGCCCCTTCGTCACACCTCGGGGGCGGGCGGCAGGGGGTCGGAGACGAACGACCCCCGGGCGCGCACGGTCACCACCAGCCCCCTGTCCCGAAGGATGTCCAGAGCGCGGCGGACCGTGCCCGGACCGACTTTGTGCTCGTGCGTCATGGTCAGTTCGCCCGGCAGCCGCGTGCCCGGCGGGTAGTCGCCGGAACGAATCTTCCGTTCGATGATCGCGGCGAGCTGTTCATAGACGTACTGCGGCGAATCGGGGCTGATCTTGTCCACCCGTCGACCGTATGACGCCACCATCCACCACGCATTACTTAGTACTACTACCAACCACTACCTACTACTACCGTGACGGAGGTAGAGTTCGGCGAAACGAAGACGCCCCGGCAGGAAGGTGAAAGCTTCCACGCCGGGGCTGAGCCGACACTAGGAGTCGACCTGTGCGCAGCCTACTGGCCGCGATCCTGAGCCTGTTCCTGCCGCCTCGCGGAGCGCACCGCGCCCCCGGCGTCGCGGTGTTCCCGACCGCCTGTCCGGGCGTCTCCGCGCACCGGACGCGGCCGCACCCCGCCGACGTGATCCTCGTCGACGGCCTGCCCCTGGTCAGGCCGTACCTCGCCGTCTGGGAACGCGAACGCGACGCCCGGGAACGCAGGCAGCTCCAGCGGGAGCGGCGCCGCGCGGCGGTGCTGGCCACCCTCGGACAGGACTACGTCCCCACGGAGGCCGCCGCATGAGCACACGGCGCTTCCGCAGCCTCGGCGTCGACCCCGCCACCGGCAAGGAGGCCTTCGTGATCGCGCGCCCCGGCGGTCTCCTCGAAGAACTGGCCGACACGCACGCCCTGAAGGCCGCAGCCGTCCTGGTGACGGTCGTCGGCGCCGTGCTGGAGGCGGGCAGGTCGTCCGAGGCCGAACTCGCCGCCTTCGTACCGTCCCTGCACGCGGCGCTCGAGGAATGCGTCGGCATCATGGCGGCGGACCGGGAGCGCTGACGCAGCGGGCCACCGGGCGCCGGAGTCAGTCCGGCGCCCGGCGGGCCACGGGTCCGTCAGCCGGCCGTGTGCTTCACGAAGCGTTCCGCCGTCTCGGCGAGCACTTCCCTGCCGTCGCGGGCCCACAGGGCGTCGTTGAACAGTTCGACCTCGATCGCGCCCGTGTAGCCGGCCGTCTCCACATAGGTCCGCCATTCGCGCATGTCGATCGCGCCGTCGCCGATCTGGCCCCGGCCGTTCAGGACGCCCTCGGGCAACGGGGTGGTCCAGTCGGCCAGTTGGAAGGTGTGGATACGGCCGGACGCGCCCGCCCGGGCGATCTGGGCGGGGGCCTGGTCGTCCCACCAGATGTGGTACGTGTCGACCGTGACGCCGACCTGGTGGGCCGGGAAGCGTTCCGCGAGGTCGAGGGCCTGCGTGAGGGTCGAGACCACACAGCGGTCGGAGGCGAACATGGGGTGCAGTGGCTCGATGGCCAGCTTCACCCCGTGGTCCTCGGCGTAGGGGCCGAGGACGGACAGGGCGTCGGCGATGCGCTCGCGGGCGCCGTGCAGGTCCTTGGAGCCGGCGGGCAGGCCGCCGGAGACCAGGACCAGCACCTCGGTGCCGAGCGTCACGGCCTCGTCCACGGCCCGGCGGTTGTCGGCCAGGGCGGCCGCCCGTTCGTCCTGGTCGAGCGCCGTGAGGAAGCCGCCGCGGCACAGCGTCGTCACCGTCAGGCCGGCGTCACGGACCAGTGCGGCCGTCCGCTCCACGCCGTACGTCTGCACCGGCTCGCGCCACAGGCCCACGTTCGTCACACCCAGGTCACCGCAGGCGGCGACCAGTTCGGGCAGC
Protein-coding regions in this window:
- a CDS encoding ABC transporter permease/substrate-binding protein, with product MAAETLKSGTGAGGAAAVRRLLLDNGALTALIVLVIAMSALSGDFLTTDNLLNVGVQAAVTAILAFGVTFVIVSAGIDLSVGSVAALSATVLAWSATQHGVPVVLALVLAVATGIAAGLVNGFLIAYGKLPPFIATLAMLSVARGLSLVISEGSPIAFPDSVSHLGDTLGGWLPVPVLVMVVMGLIAAFVLGRTYIGRSMYAIGGNEEAARLSGLRVKKQKLAIYALSGVFAAAAGVVLASRLSSAQPQAADGYELDAIAAVVIGGASLAGGTGKASGTLIGALILAVLRNGLNLLSVSAFWQQVVIGVVIALAVLLDTVRRKAGATPMTAGTGSGGGRGRQAATYGLAAVVTVAIVGATSFLHGGNGASTNPKVGLALSTLNNPFFVQIQSGAKAEAKKLGVDLTVTDAQNDASQQANQLQNFTSSGLDSIIVNPVDSDAASNSVKAADQAKIPVIAVDRGVNKATVDALVASDNVAGGELAAKTVAEKLGGTGKIVILQGQAGTSAARERAEGFAKGLKAYPGIQVLAQQPADFDRTKGLDVMSNLLQAHPDVQGVIAANDEMALGAIKALGSKAGRSVQVVGFDGTPDGLTAVKNGTLYASVAQQPSQLGRIAVDNALKALQGKKVEKTVKVPVKVVTKENVAGFSG
- a CDS encoding ribokinase, translated to MYDHDLLVVGSANADLVIDVERRPAAGETVLGSDLAVHPGGKGANQAVAAARLGARTALLARVGDDAYGRLLLGSQRAAGVETAGVLVGGAPTGVALITVDPSGDNSIVVSPGANGRLTPADVRAADGLLHASRVVSAQLEIPLETVVEVVRNLAPGSRFVLNPSPPRPLPAEVLAACDPLIVNEHEAKVILGEAGGSGEPEDWARLLLAKGPKSVVVTLGGEGALVASADGVSRVPSVKVAAVDTTGAGDSFTAALAWRLGTGSSLAGAAAYAARVGAVAVTRRGAQESFPTAQEVDALCGAGTGGDPAPGPESDSAPEAARRGDAR
- the rbsD gene encoding D-ribose pyranase gives rise to the protein MRKTGILNRHLCGALAELGHGDGVLVCDAGMPVPDGPRVVDLAFLAGVPSFAEVVDGLLAELVVEGATAATEVREANPAAAGLLDGHFPELALVPHEELKRLSAGARLVVRTGEARPYANVLLRCGVFF
- a CDS encoding esterase/lipase family protein, coding for MSETAEPNVGTFTLADPLTTAPAEPVEVPDHAEWSLPNGFAWVFPADGNTTGDVVRPVIMADGFNLGRSELDKTYQGLESGYKFISELHRRGRDVILLGFEERSASILDNARAAEAAIMQTVSHRRGDARLVVGGFSMGGIVTRYALADLERKRMDHQTALYFSYDSPHRGASIPVGVQAFSHFIPFPNDFARQMNSPAARQMLWRHYDKDTKKIGVAPERTEFLDALNRLGGWPQIPMKIAVANGRGDGVGLPDVKPGEVALRVDRIYPGTTFYTQAQGDDVTAAYLNRRFPKAEETITTSGFPELDGAPGGTLHTYKILADTLRKLGGTVDLRHEDVCFVPSVSAVAVRDIETQSDLYVSIDGLSPDESELDDFLCSPTTTAHTAITAELCTWLMDRLPD
- a CDS encoding GntR family transcriptional regulator translates to MDKISPDSPQYVYEQLAAIIERKIRSGDYPPGTRLPGELTMTHEHKVGPGTVRRALDILRDRGLVVTVRARGSFVSDPLPPAPEV
- a CDS encoding sugar phosphate isomerase/epimerase family protein: MTVKQLSLPELVAACGDLGVTNVGLWREPVQTYGVERTAALVRDAGLTVTTLCRGGFLTALDQDERAAALADNRRAVDEAVTLGTEVLVLVSGGLPAGSKDLHGARERIADALSVLGPYAEDHGVKLAIEPLHPMFASDRCVVSTLTQALDLAERFPAHQVGVTVDTYHIWWDDQAPAQIARAGASGRIHTFQLADWTTPLPEGVLNGRGQIGDGAIDMREWRTYVETAGYTGAIEVELFNDALWARDGREVLAETAERFVKHTAG